One stretch of Arachis hypogaea cultivar Tifrunner chromosome 20, arahy.Tifrunner.gnm2.J5K5, whole genome shotgun sequence DNA includes these proteins:
- the LOC112784637 gene encoding dormancy-associated protein 1, translating into MVLLEKLWDDVVAGPQPDRGLGRLRKITTGIKDEGDGSSFKRSTSMPTTPPTPGTPTSPGSARKADNVWRSVFHPGSNSATKSIGAQMFDKPLPNSPTVYDWLYSGESRSKHR; encoded by the exons ATGGTTCTGCTAGAGAAGCTCTGGGATGATGTTGTAGCTGGGCCTCAACCTGATCGTGGGCTTGGTAGGCTCAGGAAGATCACCACCGGCATCAAAG ATGAAGGAGATGGAAGCAGCTTCAAGAGGAGCACGTCGATGCCGACGACCCCACCAACCCCGGGGACGCCAACGTCACCGGGGTCGGCGCGTAAGGCAGATAACGTGTGGAGGAGCGTGTTCCACCCAGGGAGTAACTCTGCCACCAAGAGCATTGGTGCTCAGATGTTTGACAAACCACTCCCCAATTCTCCCACTGTCTATGATTG GCTCTACAGCGGCGAGTCAAGGAGCAAGCACCGCTAA
- the LOC112782349 gene encoding glyoxysomal processing protease, glyoxysomal, producing the protein MGVSEVVDFARNFAVMLRVRGPDPKGMKMRRHAFHQYRSGETTLSASGMLVPHTLFDAQVATTLYGQNSEDTVLVVTVASVLEPFLSPHHRHNIPQGRPELISGVQIDVMTEKTDEKSSQPTPCWIVAQLLSLIDVPASALCLQSLIEASSGLPEHEWEVGWSLASYNEPQPSKDFIQTQGRSAVERSSNANLIHKALTRIAILSVPLSFKDLLETKVSSSSMNKRGDFLLAVGSPFGVLSPAHFFNSISVGCIANCYPPNSSDGSLLMVDVRSLPGMEGSPVFSEHACLTGILIRPLRQNTSGAEIQLVIPWEAIVRASSGLLQMWPQNTMEGSYNQQASSYVEGKAPFLDTIKLSVMSGNEHEPLSYGCSSPLLIEKAMASICLVTVGDGIWASGVLLNSQGLILTNAHLLEPWRFSKTHASGEGYGTSSERLPFMLKGATSFCNGIECNQESQSSPMILYPFATNEQGKYHKLNPTYYNHINLRVRLDHVTPSLWCDAKVLYVCKGPWDVALLQLKSVPDKLSPIVMDFSRPTTGSKAYVIGHGLFGPKHGFFPSVCSGVVAKVVEAKTPQSYQSIHTHEQFSAMLETTAAVHPGASGGAVINSDGHMIGLVTSNARHGGGAVIPNLNFSIPCAALAPIFKFSKDMQNLSVLRILDEPNEYLSSVWALMRPSTPKHHPIPGPPQSLIDKKSKDEKGSRFAKFIAERKDIFSGSSQVGKRGVLPKEVVPSKL; encoded by the exons ATGGGTGTGTCGGAGGTCGTTGATTTTGCCCGCAACTTCGCGGTTATGCTCAGAGTTCGCGGTCCC gACCCAAAAGGGATGAAGATGAGAAGACACGCTTTTCATCAATACCG TTCTGGAGAAACAACTCTATCAGCTTCAGGGATGCTTGTACCTCATACCCTCTTTGATGCTCAAGTAGCTACCACTCTCTATGGCCAGAATTCTGAGGATACGGTATTGGTTGTCACTGTTGCATCAGTTCTTGAGCCTTTTCTATCTCCTCACCACAGACACAACATTCCTCAG GGTAGGCCTGAGTTGATTTCTGGTGTTCAGATCGATGTTATGACTGAAAAAACCGATGAAAAATCGAGTCAACCAACTCCCTGTTGGATTGTGGCCCAGCTTCTGTCATTA ATTGATGTTCCCGCTTCGGCCCTTTGTCTCCAGTCACTTATAGAAGCATCTTCGGGCTTGCCTGAGCATGAATGGGAGGTTGGTTGGTCCTTGGCATCATATAATGAACCTCAACCATCGAAAGATTTCATTCAAACTCAG GGAAGATCAGCAGTGGAAAGATCTAGTAATGCAAATCTTATACACAAAGCATTGACTAGAATTGCCATTCTAAGTGTTCCATTATCTTTCAAG GACTTGCTAGAGACTAAAGTATCATCATCATCTATGAATAAAAGGGGTGATTTTCTTCTGGCAGTTGGCTCTCCTTTTGGGGTCCTGTCACCTGCTCACTTCTTTAACAG TATATCAGTAGGATGCATTGCAAACTGCTATCCTCCTAATTCGTCAGATGGATCATTGCTGATGGTTGACGTTCGCAGTCTTCCTG GAATGGAAGGCAGCCCGGTTTTCAGTGAGCATGCATGTCTTACTGGTATCCTGATTAGACCATTGAGGCAGAATACAAGCGGTGCGGAAATCCAG CTGGTGATTCCATGGGAAGCCATTGTGAGAGCGTCGAGTGGGTTGCTGCAGATGTGGCCTCAGAACACAATGGAAGGGTCATACAATCAGCAGGCGAGTTCTTATGTTGAAGGCAAGGCGCCTTTTCTTGATACTATCAAGTTAAGCGTAATGTCTGGTAATGAACACGAGCCTTTAAGTTACGGTTGCTCCTCACCATTACTGATTGAGAAGGCAATGGCTTCTATCTGTCTCGTTACTGTTGGTGATGGCATATGGGCATCCGGTGTTTTGCTAAACAGTCAAGGTCTCATACTTACGAATGCCCACCTGTTGGAACCATGGAGATTTAGCAAAACACATGCAAGTGGTGAAGGATATGGAACTAGCTCAGAAAGACTTCCTTTCATGCTAAAGGGAGCTACGTCTTTTTGCAATGGAATTGAGTGCAATCAAGAGAGTCAAAGTTCGCCTATGATTCTTTATCCTTTTGCTACTAATGAACAGGGGAAATATCATAAGTTGAATCCAACCTACTACAACCATATAAACTTACGTGTTCGCCTTGATCATGTCACACCTTCGTTATGGTGCGATGCTAAAGTACTATATGTCTGTAAAGGACCGTGGGATGTTGCTTTACTGCAGCTCAAATCTGTTCCAGATAAACTTTCCCCCATTGTAATGGATTTTTCCCGGCCAACCACAGGATCAAAGGCATATGTCATTGGACATGGACTATTTGGCCCTAAACACG GGTTCTTCCCATCTGTTTGCTCTGGTGTGGTAGCAAAAGTAGTTGAAGCAAAGACTCCACAATCATATCAATCCATTCACACGCATGAGCAGTTCTCAGCAATGCTTGAAACAACGGCTGCTGTTCATCCTGGTGCTAGTGGTGGTGCTGTTATTAATTCAGATGGTCACATGATTGGCCTAGTTACAAG CAATGCAAGGCATGGTGGAGGTGCTGTAATACCAAATCTTAACTTTAGCATCCCATGTGCAGCTTTGGCACCCATTTTCAAGTTCTCAAAAG atatgcagaatttatcagttCTTCGGATTCTAGACGAACCGAATGAATACCTTTCATCCGTATGGGCGTTGATGCGACCATCAACTCCTAAGCACCATCCGATTCCCGGTCCACCTCAGTCTCTCATAGACAAGAAAAGCAAAGACGAGAAAGGTTCTCGGTTCGCTAAGTTTATTGCTGAAAGAAAGGACATTTTCAGTGGCTCTTCTCAAGTTGGAAAGAGGGGGGTTCTCCCTAAGGAAGTTGTTCCTAGTAAGTTATGA